In Bacteroidota bacterium, the genomic window GCTTTGGTTCCATCTCCGTTAAGAATCTTCAAAAACAACTGCGCAGCCTCATCGATATTGTTTCCGCCAAACAGATCTCCTTCTCTGACGGCATTCATTCCCAATTGATCTGGTTCAATAATTTGTTCTGTGTTTCTTGAGATTATTTTGAAATTTCCTGTTAATGAAATCTCATCATAACCATCAAACGAATGTATGATGGAATATTCATGTGATGTTTCCTGCAAGAGATAATTATACAAACGCATAATTTCAAGATTATAAGTGCCAACTAGCATGTATTTCGGACGGCAGGGATTTACTATAGGTCCAAGAAGATTAAAAAAAGTTCGAACACCAAGTTCCTTGCGGGCAGGTGCTACTGTTTTCATAGCAGGATGAAACAGCGGTGCGTGCATGAAACATACTCCGGCATCGTTGACTTGTTTATTAAGAAGCGAAACGTTATTCGTAAACTTTATTCCGATCTTTTCCAGCAAGTTGGATGAACCGCTCACCGAACTCACTCCGTAATTTCCGTGCTTGGTAACTTTTATTCCAGCTCCCGCCACAACAAAACAAGACAGCGTGGAAATATTAAAGGTATTTTTTCCGTCACCGCCCGTTCCCACAATATCAATCGTTTCGTTCGTATCAAATTGAACAGGAAGGCAAAGTTCAAGCAATGCATCTCGGAATCCAGCCAGCTCCTCCACAGAAATATTGCGCATCAGGTACACCGACATGAATGCCGCCACACTGCTCAAGTTGTATTCGCTCTTACCAATGCCAATTAAAATTTGTTTCGCTTGCTCGCGCGAAAGAATTTTGTGTTCAAATAATATGTTTAATACTTCTTTCATCCTTGCACCCAGTTTGAGATTATATCCTGTCCGTGTTCGGTTAAAACGCTTTCTGGATGAAACTGCACTCCGCGCACATCAAATTTTTTATGACGAAGCCCCATCACTAATCCGTTTTCATCCTTGCATGTCACTTCAAGTTCAGCAGGGAAATTTTTCTCATCCACCACCCAGGAATGATAGCGTCCTGCTTTGAATTTTTTCGGAAGCCCTTTAAATAAAATATCTTCTTTCACAATTTCCATTTCAGTTGCCAAGCCGTGATAAACCGAATCAAGATTTTTCAATTTACCTCCGAAAACCACACCGATTGCCTGCTGCCCAAGACAAACTCCAAGAATGCTTTTCTTCGGAGCATATTCTTTTATCACTTCCATTAAAAGTCCTGCTTCGCTTGGCAAACCAGGTCCTGGCGAGAGAAGAATTTTATCGTACTTGCCAATTTCCTTTAAAGAAATTTTATCGTTGCGAAAAACATCAACAGCAGCACCGCACTGCTCAAGATACTGAACAAGATTGTAAGTAAACGAATCGTAATTATCAAAAACCAGAATATTCATATTGTTTGATTTGTCATTCTTAGCGAAGCGAAGAATCTCATCGTGAGATTCCTCACTGTGTTCGGAATGACAGCATTTATATTTTTTCTGCCATTATTACTGCCTGTTTTAGCGCTGTCAGTTTATTATTCACTTCCTGCAATTCATTTTCTTCTTTGGATGCTATGACTACTCCCGCTCCTGCGCGGTAAAATAATTTATTGTTCTTACTCAGGAACGAACGGATGATGATGGCATGATTGAAATCTCCGTTGAAGCCGATAAAACCGATAGCGCCTCCGTAATATCCACGTGAATCGTTCTCACAGGAATCAATTATCAGCATCGCTTTTACTTTTGGAGCACCGCTTAGCGTTCCTGCTGGAAATGTATCAGCAAAAACACGAAGCGAGTTTGACCTCTTCAATTTCCCTGTCAC contains:
- the trpD gene encoding anthranilate phosphoribosyltransferase, encoding MKEVLNILFEHKILSREQAKQILIGIGKSEYNLSSVAAFMSVYLMRNISVEELAGFRDALLELCLPVQFDTNETIDIVGTGGDGKNTFNISTLSCFVVAGAGIKVTKHGNYGVSSVSGSSNLLEKIGIKFTNNVSLLNKQVNDAGVCFMHAPLFHPAMKTVAPARKELGVRTFFNLLGPIVNPCRPKYMLVGTYNLEIMRLYNYLLQETSHEYSIIHSFDGYDEISLTGNFKIISRNTEQIIEPDQLGMNAVREGDLFGGNNIDEAAQLFLKILNGDGTKAQNEVVIANAAIAINCVMKNISLIDCIAKAKESLESKNALSVYKKLTSIN
- a CDS encoding aminodeoxychorismate/anthranilate synthase component II, whose product is MNILVFDNYDSFTYNLVQYLEQCGAAVDVFRNDKISLKEIGKYDKILLSPGPGLPSEAGLLMEVIKEYAPKKSILGVCLGQQAIGVVFGGKLKNLDSVYHGLATEMEIVKEDILFKGLPKKFKAGRYHSWVVDEKNFPAELEVTCKDENGLVMGLRHKKFDVRGVQFHPESVLTEHGQDIISNWVQG